A segment of the Synechococcus sp. CBW1002 genome:
CTCCATTTATCACCCTATACAGTCCACCAATCGGGAGTGGGCACAGCACTACCACTCAGCTGAGGACACCTCAAATGCCTGGCACTTGCAAGGCAACTCAAGATTTATCCATGATCTCAGTTACTATTCCCACCAAGGAAAGACCAAGGCACTTGATCAATATTATCCGATGTTTTCAGTCTCAGACATGGCCCAACAAAGAGCTGTTGATCTTGGATGACAGCCGAGAACGATGCGCTGAAGCCGAAGCAATCGCGCAGAGTGATTCGAGGATCTGCTATATCCACCAGCATCACCGAGATAGTATCGGCACTAAGCGAAAGAGACTCTGCGCTGCTGCCAAAGGCGAGTACATCGCTCATTTTGACGATGATGATTATTACGCACCTGATTATCTTGAGACAATGCTGAATAGCCTCTTGGCAGGCAGGTACGACTTCGTTAAGCTCCGAAGCTGGTGTTCGCTCCACGCGCCAACGAGGATTTACGGCTTTTGCAATACAGCCCTGCTAGACAGCTCCTGCTCCTATCGAATATCATCTTCCGGAATCGAAAGGTTTCCCAGGCTGTTTTCTAGCGAAGAAAAGGATCGATCGCTATACGGATATGGCTTTTCGTATTTTTATCGGAGCGATCTTCTCAATAAAGTCAACCACCCGGAAGACATCAACCACGGCGAAGACATCAAGCTTGCCATGGACTGCATATCAGCCGGGGCAAGCATTGGCCTTGTCGACGATTACAGGGGACTTGCTATTCACATTATTCATGGAGGCAATACCTCATCCTGCTTTGCTCAGCACTTGATCTTGGAGCAGAATCTCACCAAGATGACAAGCATTCTCCCTTTACCAAACACGTTTCTTTCTCTTTAGTGTCCACTGGATAACTATGCTTCCCTCAAGAGATGCGATGCATCTAATCAGGGCATCCTGAGAAAGGGGAAAGCGGCTGCGCCGCAATGGATCCGAGCAGTTTTCAACTATAGAATGTGCTCAATTCGGCTCGATATCGCCGAAAAGAGCAGCGTCCCGTGGAGTGGTGTAACTCAGAAGGTCCGTACCCGTTCAGGAGTCGGGACAGCTCGCAACGAACATCGGGCTTGCTGAACCCTTGACGGTGGCTTGATTCCTGGTTGCATCTCAGTAAGAGACTCCTTGCGATGACCACCCCACCGGCCGGGATTTCAGAAGCCGATTGGGCCGCCACCCCGGTGGGAGTGAAGGCTGGATTTCTTGAGCTGGTCAGTCAGTGCCAGAGGCAGCAACAGGAGATCGAGCAGCTCCGCATCCAGCTCACCGCCCTGGCGACCGAACTGGCCCATCTGCGCGAGCGGATCGGCCGCAGCTCCCGCAATTCTTCCAAGCCTCCCTCCAGTGATGGCCAGGGGTTTAAGCCGCCCGAACTGAGGTGGTCTGGCTTTTCTGGACAGGCCCCATCGTTAACCTCTGAGGCGGGGTACCGCCCCTGAAAGGGGCTCCCACCGATGAGCAAGCGCCGCACCCACAGCCCCGAGTTCAAGGCCAGGGTCGCCATGGAGGCGATCAGTGGCCGCAAGACGATCCAGGAGATCGCCGCCGACCACGCCATCCACCCGATCCAGGTGAGCCAGTGGAAGCGGCAGCTCCTGGACGGTGCCAGCGAGCTCTTCACCCGAGGCAAGAAGACCAAGGACAAGGAGGAGGGGCAGGCCAAGGAGGCGGAGCTGTTCCAGCAGATCGGACGGCTGCAGATGGAGCTGGAGTGGCTCAAAAAAAAGTCTCAACTGCTCTGATGCCCGTGAACTGCGCAAGCTGGTCGATCACGACCACCCCGAGCTCAGCATCAGCAGGCAGTGTGCGCTGCTGGGGCTGCCTCGATCCACGCTGTACTACCGGCCGACACCGGTCCGTGTATCGACGCTGCGGATCATGGCCAGGATCGATGCTCTCTACCTGGAGGATCCCTGCAGCGGCAGCCGCCGGATGGTGGACTATCTGGCCCAAGATGGTATCCCGATCAGCCGAGATCGAGTGCGAAACCTCATGCGGCGCATGGGATTACGGGCGATCTACCAGAAGCCCCGGACGACGGTTCCAGGTGATCCGTCCGTGCGGTTCCCCTACCTGGTGGACCTCACGCAGGTCACGTCGGTGGATCAGGTCTGGGCGACCGACATCACCTACATCCCTCTGCAGAAAGGGTTCCTCTATCTGGTGGCGATCATGGATCTCCATTCCAGGCATGTGCTCAGCTGGAGGCTCTCCAACAGCCTTGACACGAAGTTCTGTCTGGAGGCCCTGGAGATGGCCTTGGGAGGCGGCCGTAGGCCAGAGATCTTCCACTCCGATCAAGGCTGTCAGTTCACGTCCGCTGACTTTGTGGCCAGACTCAAAGGGGAGCGGATCCAGATCAGCTGGTCCGGCAGAAAGCGGTGCTACGACAACATCCTTGTTGAACGGCTGTGGAGGACTGTCAAGTACGAGGAGGTCTACCTACGGGCATACAGCGATGGCTGGGACGCTGAAATCAGCCTGGCCCGCTTCCTGTGGCGGTATTGCCATGTAAGACCTCACAGTTCCCTTGGAGGCAAAACTCCCCACGCGGTCTACACTGAGGCCGAACCATGTTCCACCCGTCCTGGGTTAACGATGTCAGGGGCCGGAACTGTCCAATAAAAGGCACCCACCTCAAACGACGCAAGGGCAGTGGCCGCAAGCGCGGCGGCCAGCCGGGCCATCCCGGATCTGGGCCGGAGCTGCTGCCGATCGAGCGGGTGGATGAGGTGGTCGAGCACCACCCCCAGGCCTGCCGCCGCTGCGGCACGTTGCTACAGGGTCAGGATCCCGAGCCCTTGAGGCACCAGGTGATCGAGATTCCACCGATCACGCCTCTGGTGATCGAGCACCGGCTGCACCGCCTGGTCTGCCCCTGCTGTTCCACCAGCACCTGTGCCTCGTTACCGGCGGAGGTGGAAGTAAGCCATTACGGTCCCCGGCTCAGTGCTCTGGTGGGTCTGCTGGGTAGTGCCTTCCCGTTGAGTTTCAGCAAGACCCAGGCGCTGCTGGATCAGCTGCTGGGGGTACAGATCAGCCGGGGAGCGATGGCCACTATCCGCCAGCGCTTGAGTGCAGCACTGGAGCAGCCCATGCAGGAGGCCCTTGCGTTTGCCCGTCAGCAGTCGGTGGTCTATGTCGATGAAACCGGTGCCCCCACCGGTAATGCCGATGGGGGCAACCCCGATGGCCGGCGCGGCTGGGAGTGGGTCATGGTGACCGCCATGGGGGTGACAGTGTTCTTGCAGAGCCTGAGCCGCTCGGCTGCCGCCGCGATCGACCTGCTCGGGAATGCCTTTGGCGGAATTGTGGTGAGCGATCGCTTCTCCGCCTACAACCATCTCCCGCTGGAGCAGCGCCAGCTGTGCTGGGCGCACGTGATCCGCGATCTCACTGCCATCGCTGACCGTCAGGGCGCCAGCGGTGAGATTGGAGCGGAGCTGCTGGGCCTGCAGCAGCAGCTGTTTGCCCAGTGGCACCGCTACAAAGACGGAACGATCGACTGGTCCACGTTGCAGCAGGGCTGTCGGCCGATCCGCCAGGCGTTTGTGGGCACGCTGCAGCGGGTTGTGGAGCTGGGCTGCCAGCGCGGCGAGCGAACGCCGTGGGCCAAGACGGTGCGTACCTGCCATCAGTTGCTGCAAGTGAGCGATGGCCTCTGGACCTTCCTGGAGATTGAAGGGATCGAGCCCACCAACAACGCAGCCGAGCGTGCCCTGCGCCATTCGGTGATTCAGCGCAAGATCAGCCATGGCGTCCAATCCCGCCAGGGTGCAATCTGCCGCAGCAGGTTGCTCACGGTCACCACCAGCCTGCGGCAACAGGGCCGTGATATCTGGCAGTTCCTGGAGCAGGCCTTGATCGCCCATCATCGTGGCGGTGAGATGCCATCGCTGTTGCCGAATCCCTGAGCCGGCCGTCATCGATCGTGGTGTCTGTGGTTGCTCGTTGATCAACGATCAGGGGTGGAATGCTGCGCTGCTGCGTCACGGCCCCTGAACGGATACCATCGCTTTTACGTTAGCGTCAAAGAGGCGATCAAAGCGCTCCTGTTCGGTACTATTCATTGAGCTGGCTTCCCGTTGGGAAGATGAAGGGAATCAGCGCATCAGTAGATGCGCATCCCTCAGTGTCTTCCCGGAATCAGTCGCCAGCCGCAACCCAGCGGGGACTGCTCAGCTCTCGCCCTGAGCATCACCCTGTGTCATTGAGGTGGTCTGGTTTTTCTGGACAGGGCCCATCGTTAACCTCTGAGGCGGGGCACCGCCCCTGAAAGGGGCTCCCACCGATGAGCAAACGCCGCACTCACAGCCCCGAGTTCAAGGCCAGGGTCGCCATGGAGGCGATCAGTGGCCGCAAGACGATCCAGGAGATCGCCGCTGATCACGCTATTCACCCAATCCAGGTGAGCCAGTGGAAGCGGCAGCTGCTGGACGGCGCCAGCGAGCTGTTCACCAGGGGCAAGAAGACCAAGGACAAGGACGAGGGGCAGGCCAAGGAAGCGGAGCTGTTCCAGCAGATCGGCCGGCTCCAGATGGAGCTGGAATGGCTCAAAAAAAAGTCTCAGCTGCTCTGATGCCCATGAACTGCGCAAGCTGGTCGATCACGACCACCCTGAGCTCAGTGTCAGCCGCCAATGTGCGCTGCTGGGGCTGCCTCGATCCACGCTGTACTACCAGCCCACACCGGCGCGGGAATCGACGCTGCGGATCATGGCCAGGATCGATACTCTCTACCTGGAGGATCCCTGCTGCGGCAGCCGCCGGATGGTGGGCTATCTGGCCAGAGATGGGATCCCGATCAGCCGTGACCGGGTGCGAAACCTCATGCGCCGCATGGGTTTACGGGCGATCTACCAGAAACCGCGCACGACGATTCCGGGTCATCCATCCGAGCGCTTCCCCTGCCTGGTGGATCTCAGCCTGGTCACGGCAGTGGATCAGGTCTGGGCCACTGATATCACCTACATCCCGCTTCAGAAAGGCTTTCTCTACCTGGTGGCGATCGTGGATCTCTTCTCCAGGAATGTTCTCAGCTGGAAACTCTCCAACAGCCTTGACACGGAATTCTGCCTGGAAGCCCTGGACGTGGCGCTGGGGGCTGGCCGCAAGCCACAGATCTTCCACTCCGACCCAGGATGCCAGTTCACCTCCACGGACTTCGTGGCAAGGCTGCAAGCCGAGAAAATCAGGATCAGCTGGTCCGGAAGGAAACGCTGCTATGACAACATCCTGGTGGAAAGGCTGTGGCGCACAGTCAAGTACGAGGAGGTGTACCTACGTGCCTACAGCGATGGCTGGGAGGCAGAAATCAGCCTGGCCCGCTTTCTGTGGAGGTACTGCCATGTAAGGCCCCACAGCTCTCTGGGAGGTCGAACTCCCCATGAGGTCTACACTGAGAACGAATCCTGTCCCTCCCGCCCAGGGTTAACGATGTCAGGGACCAAACCTGTCCAATAAAAGGCACCCACCTCACATCCCCGCAAGGCGCAGAGCCTTGAATCGACAAAAGTTGACTATGATTATTCTTGTAATCTGCCGCGAAGCGGCTTAGTTCAACTACTATTCGGAGAGAATCTCAAGATGCGAAGATAGAATCAATGAACTGTTGCAGACCTTGGTTGAGTCAACGGGCCAGGAGAACAAGCATTTCTTAGGTGACAAGAAGCTCTCAAGTGCGAAGCTTGACGGTCGAAATCGGGTTCGATCTCTGAACTTCAATCCCAGGCCACTGTGCGCTGCTCTTTGTGGCAGAGACATGATTGAGGTGGGTGCCTTTTATTGGACAGTTCCGGCCCCTGACATCGTTAACCCAGGACGGGTGGAACATGGTTCGGCCTCAGTGTAGACCGCGTGGGGAGTTTTGCCTCCAAGGGAACTGTGAGGTCTTACATGGCAATACCGCCACAGGAAGCGGGCCAGGCTGATTTCAGCGTCCCAGCCATCGCTGTATGCCCGTAGGTAGACCTCCTCGTACTTGACAGTCCTCCACAGCCGTTCAACAAGGATGTTGTCGTAGCACCGCTTTCTGCCGGACCAGCTGATCTGGATCCGCTCCCCTTTGAGTCTGGCCACAAAGTCAGCGGACGTGAACTGACAGCCTTGATCGGAGTGGAAGATCTCTGGCCTACGGCCGCCTCCCAAGGCCATCTCCAGGGCCTCCAGACAGAACTTCGTGTCAAGGCTGTTGGAGAGCCTCCAGCTGAGCACATGCCTGGAATGGAGATCCATGATCGCCACCAGATAGAGGAACCCTTTCTGCAGAGGGATGTAGGTGATGTCGGTCGCCCAGACCTGATCCACCGACGTGACCTGCGTGAGGTCCACCAGGCAGGGGAACCGCACGGACGGATCACCTGGAACCGTCGTCCGGGGCTTCTGGTAGATCGCCCGTAATCCCATGCGCCGCATGAGGTTTCGCACTCGATCTCGGCTGATCGGGATACCATCTTGGGCCAGATAGTCCACCATCCGGCGGCTGCCGCTGCAGGGATCCTCCAGGTAGAGAGCATCGATCCTGGCCATGATCCGCAGCGTCGATACACGGACCGGTGTCGGCCGGTAGTACAGCGTGGATCGAGGCAGCCCCAGCAGCGCACACTGCCTGCTGATGCTGAGCTCGGGGTGGTCGTGATCGACCAGCTTGCGCAGTTCACGGGCATCAGAGCAGTTGAGACTTTTTTTTGAGCCACTCCAGCTCCATCTGCAGCCGTCCGATCTGCTGGAACAGCTCCGCCTCCTTGGCCTGCCCCTCCTCCTTGTCCTTGGTCTTCTTGCCTCGGGTGAAGAGCTCGCTGGCACCGTCCAGGAGCTGCCGCTTCCACTGGCTCACCTGGATCGGGTGGATGGCGTGGTCGGCGGCGATCTCCTGGATCGTCTTGCGGCCACTGATCGCCTCCATGGCGACCCTGGCCTTGAACTCGGGGCTGTGGGTGCGGCGCTTGCTCATCGGTGGGAGCCCCTTTCAGGGGCGGTACCCCGCCTCAGAGGTTAACGATGGGGCCTGTCCAGAAAAGCCAGACCACCTCAGATGCAGCTACCTGGGGACTCCTGAAAAAGATTCTCGGCCCATCGGCGCCGGATTCGTCCGTTTGCTTCGCGTTAATCAGGCTGGCAAGCGCGGTGACATCAAGTCGGCCAGATCTCAAAAGCCTGGCTTGCAGATGCCCTCAGGCGCTCTGATCGCTGACCAGGCCATAAAAAAGCTGTAGATCCACCCAAAAAGAAGGACAAAAAAGAGGCGCAGCAGCCTCAAGACCTTTTCCGCGCACATCACGACAAAGGCCATCGAGATGGAGGATTCGGCACCAGCTGGTAGACGAGCCATGATCAGATCCAGGGAATACTTGCGCTTTCCAGAGCCAAAGACGCCTTCCACTTCATTGCGTCGAGCTTGATCAGATCGGAGCTGGTGCTTGTGTGCAGTGGTGACATCAGGATCCTTGGGCGGGCGACCCAATCGCTTGCCGGAGAGGCGAATACCGTTCCTCGTGCAGAAATGCCTATTCTTGGCCGTGATATAAATCCGGTCGGCGCAGATGCGCTCTGGGTAAGATCCTGTATCCAACTTGTATTTATCCGCCTGAGCGATCAGGTCTTCTCCTTCGTTGTAGGGGTTCCAGCTTATGCGGTGCAAGAACGGAAAGCCGTTTTGAACCGAAACACTGATTTTGGCTCCAAACTCCACCGCAGCACGTGCTTTGCCTCGCACCATTGGGCGGATATGGGTCTGCACAAGCTTCACCAGGCGGTCTGGAATGCTGTTGGTCTGAGAGACGAGCAGAAGGCCCTGTTGCCGCTCCAACTCGCTGCAGGCCAACAACTTCTGCCACCAATGCCTCTTAAGCTCGGAAAGCCTTGCCCCGCAGCCGATCAGAGCATCAATGGCCTTGAGATTCTGCCGTACATAGCCAAGCTGATGTTTAATGGCAGCCTTCACTTTGCGGCGACGTGGTCGTTTTTGCTTCGCCACTCTCAGGAAATGAGCACGAGCAAGGCCACGGTCGTAGCGAGGTCGATGTCTCCTGAATCCCGATGACTGACTGCACAGATCATCAATGACTCGCTCGGTCGTTGTGCGAGCCTCGTTGAGGAGCTTGAGGTCTCTGGGATAGGTGATGTCGGCTGGAGTGCAACTGGCATCAATCGTGAGAGTGCCCCAATTCTTTCCTTCTGGCCAGTCAGCAGGCTTGATCAACGCATCAAGTTCTAGCTGAGCGCCTCCTCCACTGGAATCACGATCATCATGGTCGTCATCGTCTGCTGCCTGAGCAAGTGCTTCTAGAAGGATCTCTTTGCCGCGCTGCACCACCAGCTCGTTGATACGGCGCAGATCCTCGTCAGAAAAACGCTTGCGAAAGTGCACCATCATCGAGGCATCAAACGGTGCCTTGGCTGTGTAGCCCGCAAAGCCGAGAAAGAACGAACAAGGATAGATCGTGCGCAGCCACGATCTTATCCGGTGTTGGACAAGCCCTTTGAGGCTTTAGACCAGTCGTCTACGGTAGATACGTCCCGCCTGAATTCAGGTCTGGTTCAGATTTACAACCAGGAGAATGGCCAGCAGCCTGGCTTCATGAGTGTTTCTGTTGCTTGTTTCGCATTGTACGACCACGGCAAAGCTGCGGCTGCATATCGTGATGCCGATCGCTCTCTACAGAGCCGCATGCGGATGCCTTCTGGCTATGAAACCATGAATATAATTTGCACTATGACTTCAGCTCAACACAACTGATGCTCAGGGATTCGGACCATCCTAGCGATCAGTGTCATCGCCTTCCCGCAAGACTGACAGAGAACCGGTGATCGTTGCAGGGGGAGCCGTGGCGACGGTATAGGAACCTTGAGCACAAGCTGCAACAGCTGAACCAGCCGCTTGCAGTTCGCATGCAGAATGCCAAAATCCCGCACGCGTCGAAACCGCCGTGGCAGTACGTGCCTCAGCAGCAGCCAGAGAAACTCGGCCCCTGGCATCGTGCGGATCTGCTCTTGGCCCCGGTTGTCCTTATAGCGGAAGCTGACCTCACCAGCGGTGTTTGCGATAATGTTCTTCTCTGGCAGAACGCCCCGATAGAGATAGCGACCCAGATAAACGAGGGCTTGCTCTCCGTGTCCGACATCCGTGCAGTCCACCACCCATTCATTCGGGAGCTGTTCTTCGCAGCGTAGACCCGCCACTCGTAGGGCCTCAAACCATTTGGCGCGGAAGACCCTCGCCAGATTGTTGGCCCAGAACAGGACGTTGCTCTTCTTCTCGCGCCACTCTCTACTCTGCTGGTTAATTGCGCCTGCGGGCACAATCAGATGGACATGGGGATGATAGTCGAGCCGGCGGTTATGAGTGTGCAGAACTGCATGGGCTCCAGTTCGGCCCTTCAGCCTTCGATCTCTTCTCGAGAACGAGTCAATAGTCTGCCATGCGGTTTTGAGCAGCAGATCATAGGTTTTGTGCTGATGATTCCAGAACTGAGGTGGTCTGGCTTTTCTGGACAGGCCCCATCGTTAACCTCTGAGGCGGGGTACCGCCCCTGAAAGGGGCTCCCACCGATGAGCAAGCGCCGCGCCCACAGCCCCGAGTTCAAGGCCAGGGTCGCCATGGAGGCGATCAGTGGCCGCAAGACGATCCAGGAGATCGCCGCCGACCACGCCATCCACCCGATCCAGGTGAGCCAGTGGAAGCGGCAGCTCCTGGACGGTGCCAGCGAGCTCTTCACCCGAGGCAAGAAGACCAAGGACAAGGAGGAGGGGCAGGCCAAGGAGGCGGAGCTGTTCCAGCAGATCGGACGGCTGCAGATGGAGCTGGAGTGGCTCAAAAAAAAGTCTCAACTGCTCTGATGCCCGTGAACTGCGCAAGCTGGTCGATCACGACCACCCCGAGCTCAGCATCAGCAGGCAGTGTGCGCTGCTGGGGCTGCCTCGATCCACGCTGTACTACCGGCCGACACCGGTCCGTGTATCGACGCTGCGGATCATGGCCAGGATCGATGCTCTCTACCTGGAGGATCCCTGCAGCGGCAGCCGCCGGATGGTGGACTATCTGGCCCAAGATGGTATCCCGATCAGCCGAGATCGAGTGCGAAACCTCATGCGGCGCATGGGATTACGGGCGATCTACCAGAAGCCCCGGACGACGGTTCCAGGTGATCCGTCCGTGCGGTTCCCCTGCCTGGTGGACCTCACGCAGGTCACGTCGGTGGATCAGGTCTGGGCGACCGACATCACCTACATCCCTCTGCAGAAAGGGTTCCTCTATCTGGTGGCGATCATGGATCTCCATTCCAGGCATGTGCTCAGCTGGAGGCTCTCCAACAGCCTTGACACGAAGTTCTGTCTGGAGGCCCTGGAGATGGCCTTGGGAGGCGGCCGTAGGCCAGAGATCTTCCACTCCGATCAAGGCTGTCAGTTCACGTCCGCTGACTTTGTGGCCAGACTCAAAGGGGAGCGGATCCAGATCAGCTGGTCCGGCAGAAAGCGGTGCTACGACAACATCCTTGTTGAACGGCTGTGGAGGACTGTCAAGTACGAGGAGGTCTACCTACGGGCATACAGCGATGGCTGGGACGCTGAAATCAGCCTGGCCCGCTTCCTGTGGCGGTATTGCCATGTAAGACCTCACAGTTCCCTTGGAGGCAAAACTCCCCACGCGGTCTACACTGAGGCCGAACCATGTTCCACCCGTCCTGGGTTAACGATGTCAGGGGCCGGAACTGTCCAATAAAAGGCACCCACCTCACACCGCAAGGCGTGCATCCCTCACTGTGAGCCGCCAGGACTCAGTACAAGCGGAAACAAATGCTTCTGCTCCTTCTCAGAGGCTTCAACCAGGTCACTGTCGCTTAAAAAGTGATGAGTAGGCTATACTTGGTCTTGATCTGCCGCGTAGCGGCTTCGTCCAACTGAATATAGGCGTTCTCTCTGATCTGATGGACTGTCTCTTCGTCGGTGAGCCCTAACTTCTGTTTGATGTAGAGAGCACCAAAGGCCATTCTCACTGATTTGGCTGGAGC
Coding sequences within it:
- a CDS encoding DUF6444 domain-containing protein; amino-acid sequence: MTTPPAGISEADWAATPVGVKAGFLELVSQCQRQQQEIEQLRIQLTALATELAHLRERIGRSSRNSSKPPSSDGQGFKPPELRWSGFSGQAPSLTSEAGYRP
- a CDS encoding transposase, whose product is MSKRRTHSPEFKARVAMEAISGRKTIQEIAADHAIHPIQVSQWKRQLLDGASELFTRGKKTKDKEEGQAKEAELFQQIGRLQMELEWLKKKSQLL
- a CDS encoding IS3 family transposase; its protein translation is MSRQCALLGLPRSTLYYRPTPVRVSTLRIMARIDALYLEDPCSGSRRMVDYLAQDGIPISRDRVRNLMRRMGLRAIYQKPRTTVPGDPSVRFPYLVDLTQVTSVDQVWATDITYIPLQKGFLYLVAIMDLHSRHVLSWRLSNSLDTKFCLEALEMALGGGRRPEIFHSDQGCQFTSADFVARLKGERIQISWSGRKRCYDNILVERLWRTVKYEEVYLRAYSDGWDAEISLARFLWRYCHVRPHSSLGGKTPHAVYTEAEPCSTRPGLTMSGAGTVQ
- a CDS encoding IS66 family transposase: MFHPSWVNDVRGRNCPIKGTHLKRRKGSGRKRGGQPGHPGSGPELLPIERVDEVVEHHPQACRRCGTLLQGQDPEPLRHQVIEIPPITPLVIEHRLHRLVCPCCSTSTCASLPAEVEVSHYGPRLSALVGLLGSAFPLSFSKTQALLDQLLGVQISRGAMATIRQRLSAALEQPMQEALAFARQQSVVYVDETGAPTGNADGGNPDGRRGWEWVMVTAMGVTVFLQSLSRSAAAAIDLLGNAFGGIVVSDRFSAYNHLPLEQRQLCWAHVIRDLTAIADRQGASGEIGAELLGLQQQLFAQWHRYKDGTIDWSTLQQGCRPIRQAFVGTLQRVVELGCQRGERTPWAKTVRTCHQLLQVSDGLWTFLEIEGIEPTNNAAERALRHSVIQRKISHGVQSRQGAICRSRLLTVTTSLRQQGRDIWQFLEQALIAHHRGGEMPSLLPNP
- a CDS encoding transposase; amino-acid sequence: MSKRRTHSPEFKARVAMEAISGRKTIQEIAADHAIHPIQVSQWKRQLLDGASELFTRGKKTKDKDEGQAKEAELFQQIGRLQMELEWLKKKSQLL
- a CDS encoding IS3 family transposase, with translation MVDHDHPELSVSRQCALLGLPRSTLYYQPTPARESTLRIMARIDTLYLEDPCCGSRRMVGYLARDGIPISRDRVRNLMRRMGLRAIYQKPRTTIPGHPSERFPCLVDLSLVTAVDQVWATDITYIPLQKGFLYLVAIVDLFSRNVLSWKLSNSLDTEFCLEALDVALGAGRKPQIFHSDPGCQFTSTDFVARLQAEKIRISWSGRKRCYDNILVERLWRTVKYEEVYLRAYSDGWEAEISLARFLWRYCHVRPHSSLGGRTPHEVYTENESCPSRPGLTMSGTKPVQ
- a CDS encoding IS3 family transposase; the protein is MRKLVDHDHPELSISRQCALLGLPRSTLYYRPTPVRVSTLRIMARIDALYLEDPCSGSRRMVDYLAQDGIPISRDRVRNLMRRMGLRAIYQKPRTTVPGDPSVRFPCLVDLTQVTSVDQVWATDITYIPLQKGFLYLVAIMDLHSRHVLSWRLSNSLDTKFCLEALEMALGGGRRPEIFHSDQGCQFTSADFVARLKGERIQISWSGRKRCYDNILVERLWRTVKYEEVYLRAYSDGWDAEISLARFLWRYCHVRPHSSLGGKTPHAVYTEAEPCSTRPGLTMSGAGTVQ
- a CDS encoding transposase, whose protein sequence is MVHFRKRFSDEDLRRINELVVQRGKEILLEALAQAADDDDHDDRDSSGGGAQLELDALIKPADWPEGKNWGTLTIDASCTPADITYPRDLKLLNEARTTTERVIDDLCSQSSGFRRHRPRYDRGLARAHFLRVAKQKRPRRRKVKAAIKHQLGYVRQNLKAIDALIGCGARLSELKRHWWQKLLACSELERQQGLLLVSQTNSIPDRLVKLVQTHIRPMVRGKARAAVEFGAKISVSVQNGFPFLHRISWNPYNEGEDLIAQADKYKLDTGSYPERICADRIYITAKNRHFCTRNGIRLSGKRLGRPPKDPDVTTAHKHQLRSDQARRNEVEGVFGSGKRKYSLDLIMARLPAGAESSISMAFVVMCAEKVLRLLRLFFVLLFGWIYSFFMAWSAIRAPEGICKPGF
- a CDS encoding transposase, giving the protein MSRKARPPQFWNHQHKTYDLLLKTAWQTIDSFSRRDRRLKGRTGAHAVLHTHNRRLDYHPHVHLIVPAGAINQQSREWREKKSNVLFWANNLARVFRAKWFEALRVAGLRCEEQLPNEWVVDCTDVGHGEQALVYLGRYLYRGVLPEKNIIANTAGEVSFRYKDNRGQEQIRTMPGAEFLWLLLRHVLPRRFRRVRDFGILHANCKRLVQLLQLVLKVPIPSPRLPLQRSPVLCQSCGKAMTLIARMVRIPEHQLC
- a CDS encoding transposase produces the protein MSKRRAHSPEFKARVAMEAISGRKTIQEIAADHAIHPIQVSQWKRQLLDGASELFTRGKKTKDKEEGQAKEAELFQQIGRLQMELEWLKKKSQLL
- a CDS encoding IS3 family transposase, with the translated sequence MSRQCALLGLPRSTLYYRPTPVRVSTLRIMARIDALYLEDPCSGSRRMVDYLAQDGIPISRDRVRNLMRRMGLRAIYQKPRTTVPGDPSVRFPCLVDLTQVTSVDQVWATDITYIPLQKGFLYLVAIMDLHSRHVLSWRLSNSLDTKFCLEALEMALGGGRRPEIFHSDQGCQFTSADFVARLKGERIQISWSGRKRCYDNILVERLWRTVKYEEVYLRAYSDGWDAEISLARFLWRYCHVRPHSSLGGKTPHAVYTEAEPCSTRPGLTMSGAGTVQ